In the genome of Marispirochaeta sp., one region contains:
- a CDS encoding aspartate aminotransferase family protein — MYKQDYAKNKTFKLVYNPPFANNYARTLLLLDHGKGCYLFDADGNRYLDFGSGIAVNALGHGREDLAAIAAEQMKKIVHVSNLYTTEPALQCAGRLMHLGNFDAVYFGNSGTEAVEAALKFARLYALRTKGEGHHRIASFSGAFHGRTMGALSATHTPAYQDPFRPLVPGCTALPYNDVDALKNNLDDSYAAVIVEPLQGEGGLRSVTPGFAEALNSICREMDIVLIADEVQTGLGRTGEILACSWAGLNPDMVTLAKPLAGGLPLSAVLVPERINKQINVGEHASTFGGGPVTTAVAGAVLDIICDAGFIKRVQEAGEHLHRRLKEICQSSTLAKEVRGHGLLAGIAVGYPEKDAKLRMGSLIEKLQDRGLLALRSGTNILRIAPPLIIEKDQIDEGCDIIAAVLAEETEYVPRRQT; from the coding sequence ATGTATAAACAGGATTACGCAAAAAACAAGACCTTCAAACTTGTTTACAATCCACCCTTCGCCAACAACTACGCCCGTACTCTGCTTCTGCTTGATCACGGTAAGGGCTGTTATCTTTTTGATGCCGACGGTAACCGCTACCTGGATTTCGGATCCGGGATAGCAGTTAACGCCCTGGGACACGGACGGGAGGATCTGGCCGCGATTGCAGCGGAACAGATGAAGAAGATTGTCCACGTCTCCAACCTCTACACCACCGAACCGGCTCTGCAGTGTGCCGGCCGACTGATGCATCTGGGAAACTTTGACGCTGTCTACTTCGGGAACTCCGGCACCGAGGCAGTAGAAGCGGCCCTCAAGTTCGCCCGCCTCTACGCCCTGCGTACAAAAGGCGAAGGACACCATCGGATTGCCAGTTTTTCCGGCGCCTTTCACGGAAGGACCATGGGAGCCCTTTCCGCGACTCATACCCCGGCCTACCAGGACCCCTTCCGTCCCCTGGTTCCCGGCTGTACAGCTCTGCCCTACAATGATGTCGATGCCCTGAAAAATAACCTGGACGACAGCTATGCTGCGGTAATCGTGGAACCCCTGCAAGGGGAAGGGGGCTTACGGTCTGTTACGCCCGGGTTCGCCGAAGCCCTGAACAGCATCTGCAGGGAAATGGACATTGTCCTGATTGCCGACGAAGTTCAGACCGGGCTGGGTCGGACCGGAGAAATCCTGGCCTGCAGCTGGGCGGGACTGAATCCCGACATGGTTACCCTGGCAAAACCCCTGGCGGGAGGCCTCCCCCTGTCAGCGGTCCTTGTGCCGGAGCGGATCAACAAGCAGATTAACGTCGGCGAACACGCCTCAACCTTTGGCGGCGGTCCTGTAACAACTGCAGTAGCGGGAGCAGTCCTGGATATTATCTGCGACGCCGGCTTCATTAAGCGGGTACAGGAGGCAGGTGAGCATCTGCACCGCCGGCTGAAAGAAATCTGCCAAAGCTCGACGCTGGCCAAAGAAGTCCGGGGGCACGGGCTGCTTGCCGGAATAGCCGTCGGATATCCGGAAAAGGATGCAAAACTCAGGATGGGCAGCCTGATAGAAAAGCTGCAGGACAGGGGACTCCTTGCCCTGCGCTCGGGTACCAATATCCTGCGGATTGCACCGCCGTTGATTATTGAAAAAGATCAGATCGACGAAGGCTGCGATATTATCGCCGCCGTTTTAGCTGAAGAAACAGAATACGTGCCAAGGAGACAAACATGA
- the argB gene encoding acetylglutamate kinase, producing the protein MAEICIIKIGGRPLAEPHSLKILCGELEKIRRETVVAVVHGGGSEVSRISRIFGLEPVFIDGLRSTSEEEMAVVEMVLAGRMNTLLVRSLASRGVRAVGLSGCDAGMVIAEAAAPQSRTGRIVKTDGTLISDLIQGGYLPVCSSVAMDTAGESLNINADEAALEIAAAVNASRLVYLSDVPGILLDEEIVPLLEPVEAEKKIAAGEIAGGMIPKVRSSFQGLSRGIGEIIIGSCDKEGDLQSLLQGSGTHLRLQ; encoded by the coding sequence ATGGCTGAAATCTGTATCATCAAAATAGGCGGACGACCTCTGGCTGAACCTCATAGTCTGAAGATCCTCTGCGGCGAACTGGAGAAGATTCGCCGTGAAACCGTAGTGGCCGTAGTCCACGGGGGGGGAAGCGAGGTAAGCCGGATTTCCCGGATTTTCGGCCTGGAACCGGTATTCATCGACGGTCTCCGGAGTACCAGCGAGGAGGAGATGGCCGTGGTCGAGATGGTCCTCGCCGGCAGAATGAACACCCTGCTCGTCCGTTCCCTGGCCTCGAGGGGAGTACGGGCCGTAGGACTCTCCGGATGCGACGCGGGGATGGTGATCGCTGAAGCCGCGGCGCCTCAAAGCCGTACCGGCCGGATTGTGAAAACCGACGGAACGCTTATTTCAGACCTTATACAGGGAGGGTATCTGCCGGTCTGCTCCTCCGTAGCCATGGATACCGCGGGAGAGTCCCTGAACATAAACGCCGATGAGGCCGCCCTGGAGATAGCGGCTGCGGTAAACGCCTCCCGCCTGGTCTACCTTTCCGATGTTCCCGGAATTCTGCTGGACGAAGAGATTGTTCCTTTGCTGGAACCAGTCGAAGCGGAGAAAAAGATTGCCGCAGGAGAGATCGCCGGAGGCATGATTCCCAAGGTCCGCTCCTCCTTCCAGGGTCTTTCCCGGGGAATCGGAGAGATAATCATAGGAAGCTGCGACAAAGAGGGAGACCTGCAGTCCCTGCTGCAGGGTTCTGGAACCCACCTGCGGCTGCAATAG
- the secD gene encoding protein translocase subunit SecD produces the protein MSKRFRFFIVLLVLAISGAFLYPTFEWYFLIPDQKIDLASGSREQIQMYAKTKAAEVAGKLKAMIAESPGKEIPAEYDFLISKAKENYKLAKKELPKVWTVEAVFAGFTGEGEFFAAVEDHYRSDLLAVKEQGNSIMQLGLDLSGGMRVLLTADQESLSERLEREPTTTDMNEAVDRAMEILTNRIDKFGVTEPSIRKQGDSQIIIEIPGAADPDRVRSFLMGKGSLNFHIVDQEISQEVQNFLNENPQAMVTSDGKIRGSDMVPAGFVVRGYYIKDSYGIDQLQRYVVIRQDAGLDGGRIQEATVGSHPITGKPVINFRLDREGGDIFFKLTSENEGETLAIVLDEKVKAMARISEPIRESVQMTGFDRQEANDLALVLRTAAMPVDLVVDNQQAIGAALGEDSIAEGLMAITIGFIAVIVFMLIYYKGAGLVSDLALILNLVFIVAILSAFNLTLTLTSIAGLILTVGMAVDANVIIFERIKEEYRIGKSADAAVKAGFRKAFWTVMDANITTFIAAIFLSQLGSGPIQGFAYTLAVGIVSSMFTALFVSRLVFDFGLETLGIRKLSIGWRK, from the coding sequence ATGAGTAAACGATTCCGATTCTTCATCGTGCTCCTGGTGCTGGCGATATCGGGAGCATTTCTGTACCCCACATTCGAGTGGTACTTCCTGATCCCCGATCAGAAGATCGACCTCGCCTCCGGTTCCCGCGAGCAGATCCAGATGTACGCCAAAACCAAGGCCGCGGAGGTAGCGGGTAAGCTTAAAGCAATGATTGCCGAGAGCCCCGGCAAAGAGATTCCCGCGGAGTACGACTTTTTGATCTCCAAGGCAAAGGAGAACTACAAACTTGCTAAAAAAGAACTGCCCAAGGTGTGGACCGTCGAAGCGGTTTTTGCCGGGTTTACCGGGGAAGGCGAGTTTTTTGCCGCTGTTGAGGATCATTACCGCAGCGATCTTTTGGCGGTAAAGGAGCAGGGTAACTCCATAATGCAGCTCGGACTTGATCTGTCCGGGGGGATGCGGGTCCTGCTTACTGCAGACCAGGAGAGTCTTTCTGAACGCCTGGAACGGGAACCCACCACCACGGACATGAACGAGGCCGTTGACCGAGCCATGGAAATCCTCACCAACCGTATCGACAAGTTCGGCGTTACCGAACCGTCAATCCGTAAGCAGGGGGATTCCCAGATTATTATCGAAATTCCCGGCGCCGCTGATCCTGACAGAGTGCGGTCTTTTCTTATGGGTAAGGGAAGTCTGAACTTCCATATTGTTGATCAGGAGATCAGTCAGGAAGTGCAGAACTTTCTGAATGAAAATCCCCAGGCCATGGTAACCAGTGACGGTAAGATCCGGGGAAGCGATATGGTTCCCGCAGGGTTTGTTGTCCGCGGTTATTATATTAAAGACAGCTACGGTATAGATCAGCTGCAGCGGTATGTCGTAATCCGGCAGGATGCCGGACTCGACGGCGGACGTATCCAGGAAGCGACTGTTGGTTCTCATCCCATAACCGGTAAACCGGTAATCAACTTTCGCCTCGACCGCGAGGGTGGGGACATCTTCTTTAAACTTACCTCGGAGAACGAAGGAGAGACCCTGGCGATAGTTCTGGATGAAAAGGTCAAGGCAATGGCCCGTATTTCCGAACCAATCCGCGAAAGCGTCCAGATGACCGGTTTCGACCGGCAGGAGGCTAACGATCTTGCCCTGGTACTGCGAACCGCCGCTATGCCGGTGGATCTGGTTGTGGACAACCAGCAGGCAATCGGAGCCGCCCTTGGGGAGGACTCGATTGCGGAGGGCCTGATGGCGATTACCATCGGTTTTATCGCGGTTATTGTCTTTATGCTTATCTACTATAAAGGTGCGGGTCTCGTATCGGATCTTGCTCTGATTCTGAATCTGGTCTTTATTGTCGCTATTCTTTCGGCTTTCAATCTGACCCTGACCCTGACCAGTATCGCGGGTCTGATACTCACCGTCGGTATGGCAGTAGACGCGAACGTAATCATATTCGAAAGAATTAAAGAGGAATATCGGATCGGTAAAAGCGCTGACGCTGCTGTTAAAGCCGGTTTCAGAAAAGCCTTCTGGACGGTAATGGACGCCAATATTACTACCTTTATCGCGGCTATCTTTCTGTCGCAGCTGGGATCCGGGCCGATTCAGGGTTTTGCCTACACCCTTGCTGTGGGTATCGTCTCGTCCATGTTTACTGCTCTCTTTGTATCACGTCTTGTCTTTGATTTTGGACTCGAGACCCTGGGTATTAGAAAGCTGAGCATCGGGTGGAGGAAATAA
- the groL gene encoding chaperonin GroEL (60 kDa chaperone family; promotes refolding of misfolded polypeptides especially under stressful conditions; forms two stacked rings of heptamers to form a barrel-shaped 14mer; ends can be capped by GroES; misfolded proteins enter the barrel where they are refolded when GroES binds), which translates to MAKQLQFNEEARRSLLKGVEKLAAAVKVTLGPKGRNVLLDKKFGAPTVTKDGVSVAKEIELEDPFENMGAQLLKEVATKTNDVAGDGTTTATVLAYSICKEGLKSVAAGINPMGIKRGIDKAVEIAVEEIRKAAKDIKDKEEISQVAAISANDDREIGDEIANAMEKVGKDGVITVEESKTIESSTDFVEGMQFDRGYLSPYFATNRDNMTAILDDPYILIYDKKISSMKDLLPVLEKVAQASKPILIIAEDVEGEALATLVVNTIRGTLNAVAVKAPGFGDRRKAMLEDIAILTGGQVISEELGLKLESVELEQLGRAKSIKVEKENTTIINGEGKAADIKDRIGQIKAQIDDTSSDYDREKLQERLAKLAGGVAVINVGAATEVELKEKKHRVEDALSATRAAIEEGVIPGGGLTLIQAVAVLEKADLSAYPEEEKVGFRIVTRALEEPIRQIAANCGLDGSIVAEKAKHEKKGIGFDAARMEWIDMIKAGIIDPAKVTRSALQNAASIAALLLTTEATVTDIPEPEAAAPGGAPGMGGMGGMGGMGGMM; encoded by the coding sequence ATGGCTAAACAATTGCAGTTCAACGAAGAGGCGCGCAGGAGCCTTCTGAAGGGCGTCGAGAAGCTTGCCGCCGCTGTTAAGGTTACCCTGGGCCCGAAGGGACGAAATGTTCTTCTTGATAAGAAATTCGGTGCTCCTACGGTAACGAAAGACGGTGTATCCGTTGCAAAAGAGATCGAACTGGAGGACCCCTTTGAAAACATGGGTGCCCAGTTGCTAAAAGAAGTTGCCACCAAAACCAACGATGTCGCCGGAGACGGTACCACCACAGCCACTGTGCTTGCCTATTCCATCTGTAAAGAGGGATTAAAGAGCGTTGCTGCCGGGATCAATCCTATGGGCATCAAGCGCGGTATCGACAAGGCTGTTGAGATCGCTGTCGAAGAGATCCGCAAAGCAGCGAAGGATATCAAGGACAAGGAAGAGATCTCCCAGGTCGCGGCTATTTCCGCCAACGATGACCGGGAAATCGGCGATGAAATCGCCAACGCCATGGAGAAGGTCGGCAAGGACGGTGTTATTACCGTGGAGGAATCCAAAACCATCGAATCCAGTACCGATTTTGTTGAAGGTATGCAGTTCGACCGCGGGTATCTTTCTCCCTATTTTGCTACCAACCGCGATAACATGACCGCGATTCTCGACGATCCCTATATCCTGATTTACGACAAGAAGATCTCAAGCATGAAGGATCTGCTTCCGGTCCTGGAAAAGGTTGCCCAGGCCAGCAAGCCGATTCTGATTATTGCCGAGGACGTTGAAGGCGAAGCCCTGGCGACCCTGGTTGTGAATACCATCCGGGGAACCCTCAACGCGGTTGCCGTCAAGGCTCCGGGCTTCGGAGACCGCCGCAAGGCCATGCTCGAGGACATCGCCATTCTTACCGGCGGACAGGTCATCTCCGAAGAGCTTGGTCTCAAGCTTGAGAGCGTTGAGCTGGAGCAGCTTGGCCGGGCCAAGAGCATCAAGGTCGAGAAAGAGAACACCACCATTATTAATGGTGAAGGCAAGGCCGCGGACATCAAGGACCGCATCGGCCAGATCAAAGCCCAGATCGATGACACAAGCTCCGACTACGACCGCGAGAAGCTGCAGGAACGGCTTGCCAAGCTGGCCGGCGGCGTGGCGGTTATTAATGTAGGAGCAGCCACCGAGGTTGAACTGAAAGAGAAGAAGCACCGGGTCGAGGACGCCCTTTCTGCAACCAGGGCAGCCATCGAAGAGGGGGTAATTCCCGGCGGCGGACTTACCCTTATTCAGGCTGTTGCCGTACTGGAAAAGGCCGATCTTTCAGCTTATCCCGAAGAGGAAAAGGTTGGGTTCAGGATCGTTACCCGGGCCCTGGAAGAACCAATCCGCCAGATCGCGGCGAACTGCGGCCTTGACGGCTCAATCGTCGCCGAGAAAGCGAAGCACGAAAAGAAGGGAATCGGCTTTGACGCCGCCAGAATGGAGTGGATTGATATGATCAAGGCGGGAATTATTGATCCTGCCAAGGTTACCCGTTCAGCGCTGCAGAACGCGGCATCCATCGCGGCCCTGCTTCTGACTACCGAAGCAACCGTTACCGACATCCCCGAGCCCGAAGCCGCAGCTCCCGGCGGTGCTCCCGGCATGGGAGGTATGGGCGGAATGGGTGGCATGGGCGGCATGATGTAA
- a CDS encoding ArgR family transcriptional regulator encodes MKLRDDRLRLIMRIIKENRISSQEALLGELVKQGISVTQATLSRDLKLLKVGKVSDGWNGYYYTLPESDVPPDIQRTFIQDLQRGFLSLDFSGQIGVIKTLQGHADSVAFAIDRFNLDCILGTIAGDDTIFLVLKEENGPEDLIRYLGSFMPDLEL; translated from the coding sequence ATGAAACTGCGGGACGACAGGCTTCGCTTAATTATGCGAATCATCAAGGAAAATCGCATCTCCAGCCAGGAGGCGCTTCTGGGAGAGCTGGTGAAACAGGGAATCAGCGTTACTCAGGCTACCCTTTCGCGGGACCTCAAACTGCTGAAAGTGGGAAAGGTTTCCGACGGCTGGAACGGTTACTATTACACCCTTCCGGAATCCGATGTGCCGCCGGATATTCAGCGTACCTTTATTCAGGATCTGCAGCGGGGTTTTCTTTCCCTGGATTTTTCCGGACAGATCGGCGTCATAAAAACTCTCCAGGGTCACGCTGACAGTGTGGCCTTTGCCATCGACCGGTTTAATCTGGACTGTATCCTTGGAACCATTGCCGGAGACGACACCATCTTTCTGGTATTAAAGGAAGAGAACGGACCGGAAGACCTTATACGCTATCTTGGCAGTTTTATGCCGGACCTCGAGCTGTAA
- a CDS encoding FapA family protein, which translates to MGIRNRDARLVITVSDDEMKASGILHPAVAEGRSLGMQDIKAELDNAGIVSGIVDEGIKKALSELDTAKDPVSVLLAGGTPAEDADPAYLKLSQKLFNLRLYGKEQGGRVDFREARPFIIVHKDEALGRYQPPSPGTPGRTVTGRELEPGLKKRIPFEPGDNTYRDGDYIRASIAGRFSLQRLRFSITKVLELGGVDFHSGNIRYPGDVVLRGEICDGFTFSCAGDLHAAVPLDVTEVKVKGDLTVEGGILGREPGTLKVGGAVKARFIENLDLECRGSVSVNGVILQSSISTLGFVRCGEKGRIFNSTIQAVEGLEAQQLGHPAGRTTIIRCGSDFRKLKLYAELKEREEMLARQLGENKPERSDEYLLRMRQELEELKESASAVLREVNLRPEARIMVRDSIYPGVTIEICQVIFRVNTTIPRGTFYLDREQGVIKLTGT; encoded by the coding sequence ATGGGTATACGTAACCGCGACGCCCGCCTGGTTATTACCGTTTCTGATGATGAGATGAAAGCTTCGGGGATTCTCCATCCTGCTGTTGCCGAAGGACGGTCACTGGGGATGCAGGATATTAAGGCCGAGCTTGATAATGCCGGCATTGTATCAGGTATTGTGGATGAAGGAATTAAAAAAGCCCTGTCCGAACTTGATACTGCAAAGGACCCTGTTTCTGTTCTTCTGGCAGGGGGAACCCCCGCGGAGGACGCGGACCCGGCGTATCTGAAGCTCTCCCAAAAGCTGTTCAACCTGCGGCTCTATGGTAAGGAACAGGGCGGTCGGGTGGACTTTCGGGAGGCGCGGCCTTTTATTATTGTACATAAAGACGAAGCTCTGGGGCGGTATCAGCCTCCCAGTCCCGGGACCCCTGGACGTACTGTTACCGGACGTGAACTGGAACCGGGACTGAAAAAGCGCATTCCCTTTGAACCCGGGGACAACACCTATCGTGACGGCGATTATATCCGGGCCTCCATAGCTGGGCGTTTTTCCCTGCAGAGACTGCGTTTTTCCATAACCAAAGTTCTTGAACTCGGGGGAGTAGACTTTCACAGCGGAAATATCCGCTACCCCGGGGATGTGGTCCTCCGGGGAGAGATTTGCGACGGATTCACCTTCAGCTGCGCAGGAGATCTTCACGCGGCCGTGCCTCTTGATGTAACGGAGGTTAAGGTAAAGGGAGATCTTACGGTAGAAGGGGGTATTCTCGGCAGGGAACCAGGAACCCTGAAAGTCGGCGGAGCGGTCAAGGCCCGTTTTATCGAAAACCTCGATCTGGAATGCCGGGGATCGGTCTCTGTAAATGGGGTAATCCTGCAAAGCAGTATTTCTACTCTTGGCTTTGTACGCTGCGGCGAAAAAGGGCGTATATTCAACTCTACCATTCAGGCGGTAGAGGGACTGGAGGCCCAGCAGCTTGGTCATCCTGCGGGTCGGACCACCATAATACGCTGCGGTTCCGACTTCCGTAAACTGAAGCTTTATGCCGAGCTGAAAGAGCGGGAAGAGATGCTTGCCCGGCAGTTAGGTGAAAACAAACCTGAACGAAGCGATGAGTATCTGTTGCGGATGCGTCAGGAACTGGAAGAGTTGAAGGAATCGGCTTCCGCAGTCCTGCGGGAGGTTAATCTCCGTCCCGAGGCCCGGATCATGGTCAGGGACTCAATTTATCCCGGGGTTACCATTGAGATCTGCCAGGTTATCTTTCGAGTGAACACTACGATTCCCCGGGGAACCTTTTACCTGGACCGTGAACAGGGAGTAATAAAATTGACCGGGACCTGA
- the mnmA gene encoding tRNA 2-thiouridine(34) synthase MnmA, which produces MSAFTIDSDTPVAVGMSGGVDSSVAAFLLQKHNSRLVGVSHYIWPDGDCCSAELLARAREACAHLGISYIIEDLQEEFTEAVVGDFVASYLEGKTPNPCVRCNQRLRFSAFYRRLETRLLGSGFLAPGESLKMATGHYVRVEDTDEGLFLRRGLDTRKDQSYMLYQIPKELLPNFVFPLGKMKKTEVVALAKEHGLPSAAARESQDACFVHGHYGDFIAGFTGSRRGNLPGEIVDTSGNLLGNHKGYINYTIGQRQGLGLGNGPWFVVAVDPVENRVIVGRREELGTREFGISGCNWFFRKVPADFEGEVKIRYNSPGRPCRVRTGEDSRARVTLSRQEAVTPGQSAVFYRDGLVLGGGIID; this is translated from the coding sequence ATGTCAGCTTTTACAATTGATTCCGACACACCGGTAGCTGTAGGAATGTCCGGCGGAGTGGACTCCTCGGTTGCCGCGTTTCTGCTGCAGAAGCATAACTCCCGGCTGGTGGGGGTCAGCCACTATATCTGGCCCGACGGCGATTGCTGTTCCGCGGAGCTGCTGGCCCGGGCCAGGGAAGCCTGTGCCCATCTTGGGATCAGCTATATCATTGAGGACCTCCAGGAGGAGTTTACCGAAGCGGTGGTGGGCGATTTTGTTGCTTCCTACCTGGAAGGTAAAACACCGAACCCCTGCGTGCGCTGCAACCAGCGGCTGCGCTTTTCCGCCTTTTACCGCCGCCTTGAAACACGACTGCTGGGTTCCGGCTTTCTCGCGCCGGGAGAAAGCCTGAAGATGGCAACAGGTCACTATGTGCGGGTGGAAGATACCGACGAAGGCCTCTTTCTCCGTCGCGGTCTGGATACGCGCAAGGACCAGAGCTATATGCTCTATCAGATTCCCAAAGAACTTCTGCCGAACTTTGTGTTTCCCCTGGGGAAGATGAAAAAGACCGAGGTTGTAGCCCTGGCAAAGGAGCATGGACTGCCCTCTGCAGCCGCGAGGGAGAGTCAGGATGCCTGTTTTGTCCACGGACACTACGGGGATTTTATTGCCGGGTTTACCGGCAGCCGGAGGGGAAATCTCCCGGGAGAGATTGTGGATACCTCAGGGAATCTTCTGGGGAACCACAAGGGATACATCAACTATACAATCGGCCAGCGTCAGGGGCTGGGGCTGGGAAACGGCCCCTGGTTTGTCGTGGCTGTAGATCCTGTGGAAAATCGGGTCATTGTGGGCCGCCGCGAGGAGCTGGGAACCCGGGAGTTCGGCATAAGCGGATGCAACTGGTTTTTCCGCAAAGTCCCGGCGGATTTTGAAGGAGAGGTAAAAATCCGCTATAATTCCCCGGGGAGACCCTGCCGGGTCCGTACCGGAGAAGATTCAAGAGCCCGGGTTACCCTCTCCCGGCAGGAAGCCGTCACCCCCGGCCAGTCGGCGGTTTTCTACCGGGACGGCCTGGTTTTAGGGGGAGGCATTATTGACTGA
- the argC gene encoding N-acetyl-gamma-glutamyl-phosphate reductase, which produces MKAAILGSTGYTGMLLARLLAEHPAVEKLLPVSSSRAGTAIQAVDNGFTATAKLGRPEYLSIEEMSVEKPDIVFAGLPHLASAKVCAPFIGKSIVIDLSADFRLTDKELFAAAYGSPAPEAAFPPVYGLCEIYEEAVKKADLIANPGCYPTATLLPLLPVLKEGLAEGPVVVNAISGISGAGKKSQENYLFCERSENAGAYSPGRSHRHWAEMTDQLQVNKIPEELYFTPHLAPLRRGMAVSTTLKAKAGVTEEAIRQVYQKVYDRQPFVRLLEDKLPQTREVWGSNRCDIAFRLQENRLYLFSCIDNLVKGASGQAVQNMNIRFGFDVTAGLALSGMV; this is translated from the coding sequence ATGAAAGCAGCAATTCTCGGTTCAACCGGATATACCGGAATGTTACTCGCCAGACTTCTTGCGGAGCACCCCGCTGTAGAGAAACTACTGCCGGTCTCTTCCTCCAGGGCCGGGACCGCAATACAGGCGGTGGATAACGGATTCACGGCAACCGCAAAGCTGGGCCGTCCTGAATACCTCAGCATCGAAGAGATGAGCGTGGAGAAGCCGGACATTGTTTTTGCCGGGCTGCCCCACCTGGCCTCCGCGAAGGTATGCGCACCTTTTATCGGAAAAAGCATCGTCATCGACCTGTCGGCGGATTTTCGTCTCACCGACAAGGAACTGTTTGCCGCCGCCTACGGTTCTCCCGCCCCCGAGGCGGCCTTTCCGCCGGTCTACGGCCTCTGCGAAATTTATGAAGAAGCTGTTAAAAAGGCGGATCTTATCGCCAATCCCGGCTGCTATCCCACCGCCACCCTGCTGCCCCTGCTGCCTGTTCTGAAAGAGGGGCTGGCGGAAGGCCCGGTTGTGGTCAACGCGATCTCCGGAATTTCCGGGGCAGGAAAAAAGAGCCAGGAGAACTATCTTTTCTGCGAACGCAGCGAGAACGCCGGAGCCTACAGTCCCGGAAGAAGTCACCGCCACTGGGCGGAAATGACCGACCAGCTGCAGGTCAACAAAATTCCGGAGGAGCTCTACTTTACCCCCCACCTGGCCCCTTTACGGAGGGGGATGGCGGTAAGCACTACCCTGAAGGCGAAAGCCGGTGTTACGGAAGAGGCAATCCGTCAGGTCTATCAAAAAGTCTATGACCGGCAGCCTTTTGTACGGCTCCTGGAAGATAAACTTCCCCAGACACGGGAAGTCTGGGGATCCAACCGCTGCGATATCGCCTTTCGGCTGCAGGAGAACCGGCTCTACCTCTTCTCCTGTATTGATAATCTGGTAAAAGGGGCTTCCGGCCAGGCAGTCCAGAACATGAATATCCGCTTTGGTTTTGATGTGACCGCAGGTCTGGCGTTATCTGGAATGGTGTGA
- the yajC gene encoding preprotein translocase subunit YajC: protein MTTLSAFLPIAQAGGSGQLMTTFVTFGLVILIFYFLIIRPQNKRQKEAKKMLDALKKGDRVASIGGIRGVVQSVKEDTVIVKVDDATKLEFSKNAIASVLAPREEKVED from the coding sequence ATGACTACGCTTTCTGCATTTTTACCTATCGCCCAGGCGGGCGGTTCCGGTCAGTTGATGACGACCTTTGTGACGTTCGGCCTCGTCATCCTGATTTTTTATTTTCTTATTATCCGGCCCCAGAATAAACGTCAGAAAGAGGCGAAAAAGATGCTCGATGCCCTGAAGAAGGGGGATCGTGTTGCCAGTATCGGGGGCATTCGCGGGGTTGTTCAGTCTGTTAAAGAGGACACTGTAATTGTTAAGGTAGATGACGCGACCAAGCTTGAGTTTTCCAAGAACGCGATAGCTTCCGTGTTGGCCCCCAGGGAGGAAAAGGTCGAGGACTAG
- a CDS encoding biotin--[acetyl-CoA-carboxylase] ligase: MTELSIPNPFFSAPVYHLHETGSTMEDAAALAAEGGNSGFVIAADFQTAGRGRIAARRWDSPRGRNLLFTLALKAGDIPFGPAALSLRCGLGLSLLLEKRWGLEPRIKWPNDLLLNDGKIAGILCQGRGDWFFIGIGLNLITPEITPDLRRPAASILRATGREESPLTVLSPLLSELKTALAVQGWQKQINRRLYGAGSMVTVYPGAAETRDSFRVRVLGLAVDGGLMLEDREGRRFPLVSGELAFDDSQAAESESD; this comes from the coding sequence TTGACTGAGCTGAGCATTCCAAATCCCTTTTTTTCCGCCCCCGTCTATCATCTGCACGAGACCGGTTCTACCATGGAGGATGCGGCAGCGCTTGCCGCAGAGGGCGGGAATTCGGGTTTCGTGATTGCTGCGGATTTTCAGACCGCCGGTCGCGGCCGGATTGCAGCACGGCGCTGGGATTCTCCCCGGGGCAGGAACCTGCTCTTTACCCTGGCTCTTAAGGCGGGGGACATTCCTTTTGGTCCGGCAGCCCTTTCACTGCGCTGCGGTCTGGGACTCTCCCTGCTGCTGGAGAAGCGCTGGGGGCTTGAACCGCGGATCAAGTGGCCCAATGATCTGCTGCTGAATGATGGAAAGATCGCGGGAATCCTGTGCCAGGGCCGTGGAGACTGGTTTTTTATCGGCATAGGGCTGAATCTGATCACCCCTGAAATTACACCAGACTTACGGCGTCCAGCCGCATCTATCTTACGTGCCACCGGAAGGGAGGAGTCTCCACTTACTGTTCTTTCTCCTCTGCTCTCGGAGCTGAAAACTGCCCTGGCAGTACAGGGCTGGCAGAAGCAGATAAACCGCCGGCTTTACGGAGCCGGTTCCATGGTTACCGTTTATCCCGGAGCAGCGGAAACGCGGGATTCCTTCCGCGTCCGCGTTCTGGGCCTTGCTGTCGACGGAGGCCTCATGCTTGAAGACCGGGAAGGGCGACGCTTCCCTCTGGTAAGCGGTGAGCTTGCTTTTGATGATTCACAAGCCGCGGAATCAGAATCTGACTGA